The proteins below come from a single Miscanthus floridulus cultivar M001 chromosome 1, ASM1932011v1, whole genome shotgun sequence genomic window:
- the LOC136477763 gene encoding GATA transcription factor 4-like: MASEWEMAMGVDLGMGMGTYHHNASSITTAPMSSPHSGGACYSTANHHHYYGMPPMGDTMSVDDLSTGAGAHEFFPTAATDKQGHHSGAMMGEPSPTANSSDHQTSSLLSFADEFYIPSEEVAELEWLSKFVDDSYSDMPNYSSAAHAAMAAAAAAAAAANAAGSGGGTSAGQDSCVTAAPGRGARSKRSSRATAAAWHSLVPRPPSQSSPSPSSCSLSSDFPSSNSNKPARPNGGSRGKKSPAGPGGEVGMDEGGVRRCTHCASEQTPQWRSGPLGPKTLCNACGVRFKSGRLMPEYRPAGSPTFVLTEHSNSHRKVVELRRQKELILIRGTHHDAAAGSAGGPRPELMFRDYGGVC; encoded by the exons ATGGCGTCGGAGTGGGAAATGGCCATGGGGGTGGATCTCGGCATGGGAATGGGCACATACCACCACAACGCCTCCAGCATCACCACGGCGCCGATGAGCAGTCCCCACAGCGGCGGCGCCTGCTACTCCACGGCAAACCACCACCATTACTACGGGATGCCGCCCATGGGCGACACCATGAGCGTGGACGACCTCTCCACCGGCGCTGGCGCCCACGAGTTCTTCCCCACCGCGGCCACTGACAAGCAGGGACACCACTCGGGGGCCATGATGGGTGAACCATCACCCACCGCCAACTCGTCGGATCACCAGACGTCGTCGCTCCTCTCCTTCGCCGATGAGTTCTACATACCC AGCGAGGAAGTTGCCGAGCTGGAGTGGCTATCCAAGTTCGTGGACGACTCCTACTCGGACATGCCGAATTACTCGTCGGCCGCGCATGCCGCAATGgcagcggctgcggctgcggctgcggctgctaaCGCGGCAGGCAGTGGAGGAGGCACCTCGGCCGGTCAAGACAGCTGCGTCACAGCGGCGCCTGGCCGCGGCGCGCGTAGCAAGCGGTCGTCCCGCGCGACCGCCGCGGCGTGGCACTCCCTCGTGCCGCGCCCACCATCGCAGTCGTCTCCATCACCATCGTCCTGCTCGTTGTCTTCGGACTTCCCGTCGTCGAACTCGAACAAGCCGGCACGCCCGAACGGCGGCAGCCGCGGCAAGAAGAGCCCGGCGGGGCCCGGCGGGGAGGTGGGCATGGACGAGGGCGGCGTGCGCCGGTGCACGCACTGCGCGTCGGAGCAGACGCCGCAGTGGCGGTCGGGGCCGCTGGGCCCCAAGACCCTGTGCAACGCGTGCGGCGTGCGGTTCAAGTCCGGGCGGCTGATGCCTGAGTACCGGCCGGCGGGCAGCCCCACCTTCGTGCTCACGGAGCACTCCAACTCGCACCGCAAGGTCGTGGAGCTGCGCCGCCAGAAAGAGCTCATCCTCATCCGCGGAACCCACCATGACGCCGCCGCAGGATCCGCCGGCGGGCCGAGGCCGGAGCTCATGTTCCGTGACTACGGCGGCGTGTGTTAG